One Cervus elaphus chromosome 27, mCerEla1.1, whole genome shotgun sequence genomic region harbors:
- the LOC122685042 gene encoding dynactin-associated protein, giving the protein MDGKHQQHAVDIEQHPTELLPRNPYGSNEGTHCGCRLPVVTLQPQWAAAKPWSPWKTFLLCLLACLIATALVVLLFYFVHLGKPAAGTTIVIHADGKSSHVTCIPGAAPSPGPSSLPVSQSALPPTPGTNHSSSTPGLPTPMETTMSSTLVHEVEIEDEEYLGGVFSPPQARPTH; this is encoded by the exons ATGGATGGCAAGCACCAGCAGCATGCTGTGGATATTGAACAACACCCGACTGAGTTG TTACCCAGAAATCCCTATGGTTCAAACGAAGGAACACATTGTGGTTGCAGATTGCCTGTTGTGACCTTACAGCCGCAGTGG GCAGCAGCAAAGCCATGGTCGCCCTGGAAAACATTCCTGCTGTGTCTCCTGGCCTGTCTCATTGCCACAGCCCTTGTTGTTCTGCTCTTCTATTTTGTCCACTTGGGCAAGCCCGCGGCCGGCACCACCATCGTCATTCATGCCGACGGCAAGTCCAGTCATGTCACCTGCATTCCTGGTGCTGCCCCATCTCCGGGCCCATCCTCCCTGCCTGTATCTCAGAGCGCTCTGCCTCCTACCCCGGGGACCAACCACAGCTCCTCTACCCCGGGGCTCCCAACTCCTATGGAGACGACTATGAGCTCAACGTTGGTCCACGAAGTTGAAATTGAAGATGAAGAATATTTGGGGGGTGTCTTCAGCCCTCCTCAAGCCAGACCCACCCACTGA